Proteins encoded within one genomic window of Gambusia affinis linkage group LG23, SWU_Gaff_1.0, whole genome shotgun sequence:
- the aebp2 gene encoding zinc finger protein AEBP2: MAQMRAEGTEHGSQSESKQSDSWTSLKGQAAEDPKREPGVNNEDKPAEDCGSCTAVGPGHNPPPFSDMDGEGTSPHSKPGNNDVEGGFKLGEPGESPAQGSLASSTDSAQEGSQVLKAEQREAENVCSSAPRGCTKPAGKAEHAARRWVGVELNSVEGEPLSRMDSEDSFCSTLMDIESTASSGRSTPAMLNGHSGGAAAVAGSGPAVSKSLNYTCCWDDCQLLFSSSPDLAEHIRAMHVDGQRGGVFVCLWKNCKVYNTPSTSQSWLQRHMLTHSGDKPFKCVVGGCNATFASQGGLARHVPTHFSSQGSSKTSSQGKVKEESPSKAGLIKRRKLRNKYRRSLPRPHDFFDAQTMEAIRHRAICLNLATHIESQGNGHSVVFHSTVIARRKEDSGKVKVLLHWTPEDILPDVWVNESDRLQLKTKVVHLSKLPTDTAVLLAPNIYRMFF, encoded by the exons ATGGCTCAGATGAGGGCTGAAGGGACTGAACACGGTTCTCAGTCTGAATCCAAACAAAGCGACTCTTGGACCAGCTTGAAGGGACAAGCCGCGGAAGACCCCAAACGGGAACCGGGTGTCAACAACGAGGACAAACCAGCCGAGGACTGCGGCAGTTGTACGGCAGTGGGGCCCGGGCACAACCCGCCGCCCTTTTCCGACATGGACGGGGAAGGTACGTCGCCTCACAGCAAGCCGGGCAACAACGATGTTGAAGGTGGCTTTAAACTCGGCGAACCTGGAGAAAGCCCTGCGCAGGGTAGTCTAGCGAGCAGCACAGACTCCGCACAAGAGGGCTCGCAAGTGCtgaaagcagaacaaagagAAGCGGAGAACGTGTGCAGCTCAGCGCCTCGCGGCTGCACAAAGCCCGCGGGAAAGGCCGAACACGCGGCCAGGAGGTGGGTCGGCGTGGAGTTGAACTCCGTTGAAGGAGAACCGCTCAGCCGCATGGACTCTGAGGACAG TTTCTGCTCCACCCTGATGGACATAGAGAGCACTGCGTCCAGCGGTCGTTCCACTCCTGCCATGCTCAATGGTCACAGTGGGGGGGCAGCGGCAGTAGCAGGCTCTGGACCTGCTGTGAGCAAATCTCTGAACTACACCTGCTGCTGGGATGACTGCCAGCTGCTGTTTTCCAGCAGCCCTGACCTGGCTGAACACATCCGAGCCATGCATGTGGACGGACAGAGAGGAGGG GTGTTTGTGTGCCTGTGGAAGAACTGCAAGGTGTACAACACTCCGTCCACCAGTCAGAGCTGGCTGCAGAGACACATGCTGACCCACAGCGGAGACAAGCCCTTCAAG TGTGTGGTTGGTGGCTGCAATGCCACTTTTGCCTCACAGGGGGGGCTGGCACGCCACGTCCCCACCCACTTTAGTTCCCAAGGTTCTTCCAAAACATCCAGTCAGGGCAAAGTGAAGGAGGAATCTCCATCCAAGGCTGGTCTGATCAAGAGGAGGAAACTCAGGAACAAATATAGACGCTCACTGC CTCGACCTCATGACTTCTTTGATGCACAAACCATGGAGGCCATCCGGCATCGAGCCATATGTCTCAACCTGGCAACACACATTGAGAGCCAGGGCAACGGACACAGTGTGGTCTTCCACAGCACG GTGATAGCCAGGAGAAAAGAGGATTCTGGGAAAGTGAAGGTGCTGCTACACTGGACACCTGAAGACAT ACTGCCTGACGTGTGGGTGAATGAGAGCGACAGACTGCAGCTGAAGACCAAGGTGGTTCATCTGTCCAAGCTGCCGACGGACACAGCTGTCCTCCTGGCCCCCAACATTTACAG GATGTTCTTCTGA
- the ndufa5 gene encoding NADH dehydrogenase [ubiquinone] 1 alpha subcomplex subunit 5, with amino-acid sequence MAGLLKKTTGLVGLAVSQNPHERLRILYAKILASLQTMPQDAAYRKYTEQLVNERFHHVKTEPDVVKLEQKINGGQIEEVIFQAECELSLSRKMADWKPWEPLVEEAPPNQWKWPI; translated from the exons ATGGCCGGGTTACTAAAAAAG ACCACCGGCCTCGTTGGCCTCGCTGTCTCCCAGAATCCTCATGAG CGTCTACGAATTCTTTATGCAAAGATCTTGGCATCGCTGCAGACCATGCCACAGGACGCCGCATACAGGAAGTACACAGAGCAGCTGGTTAACGAGCGCTTTCACCATGTGAAAACG GAGCCAGATGTTGTGAAGCTAGAGCAGAAAATAAACGGTGGACAGATTGAAGAAGTCATCTTCCAG GCGGAGTGTGAACTGAGTCTGTCCAGGAAGATGGCTGACTGGAAACCATGGGAGCCACTGGTGGAGGAGGCTCCACCCAACCAGTGGAAGTGGCCCATCTGA